The following is a genomic window from Pan paniscus chromosome 18, NHGRI_mPanPan1-v2.0_pri, whole genome shotgun sequence.
ggctgggtggaAGCTTGAGGGGCTGTGGGCCTGGAATGGGGCTGAGGGGAGCGTGCAGGAGCTGCCTGCCAAAGCCTGGAGCAAGGATGATAGGAGGTGCCGGGGCCCCTGTGGACTGCCCTCTGGGAATCTTGTGTGGCTGGGTCTGCACAGCTGTGGTTGTGTAACTTCCCCCAGATGCATGGCGTGACAAGGGTGCAGGAAGGGGTGCAGGGCCCGGAAGCCCAGTATGGCCAAGGAGAGACAAGGCAGGGAAGAAGGTGAGAGATGAAAGATATTGCCCTGATTGAAACACCAAACTACccccagtttctcagaaaaaggACTCAGAGCAACAAGAGAACCTACAGTCGACAGGGAAATTCGTCAGTGCGGATGTGATTTGAGCAAGACCATTGAAGCCCCTGCTGAAAGGCAGGCTGGCAGAGCCAGGGTACCTGGCCATCTACCTTgaagtctctgtgcctcagtttcctcctctgtaaaatgggcataggaGACAGGTTTGGTGAGAAGTGAATGAAAACGTGTTTGCCACCCCTCTTAGGTCTCACGTTTCATGCTTAGACGCTCAGCGAGTGGCTTTAGGGACCGAGAGAAATTTGCTTTTCAGTTCACCAGGTCGTTACCTATGAACCTGCCCTGAACAGTGCTGACCTTAGTTAGAGATGGCCATGAAACTCATCCGCATGGGGTAACTGGGGCCTCCCTGTGGTGCTGCGGGGCTGTGTCTCTGTCTTGGTCTCTTCAGGCTTCTCAGCAGCTGGAGCAGGAGCTGGCAGGCGGCTCACCGGTTGATGAGGAGCTGGGCTTCAGCCGGGGCTGTCGTGTGAATCCTCTGGGTCCTGGCAGTCCTGAGCGCCTGAGCTGAATACAGAGGGAAGAGGCTGCTGTGGTGGGAAGAGGCTGGGAGCAAGGCCGGGTGCTGGGGCTGGCAGGCTGTGTTCTGAGAGTGCCTGCTAGAGGAGCTCTGTGTTCCCAAGGAGATGGAGGAAGACCTGGGGTTGGGGTGGTACAGGGTAGGGAGAGGAGGGGCAGAGGCTGTGGacagggagatgggggaggggggatggaggACTCAAGGGATATAAGGGATATGGCTTGAGGAGGGATGGGCGCAGGAATGAGGGAAGGTCTTGGGTCAAGGACATGGACCTACATCCCCAGCAGATGGGGGTGGCAAGGGGGAGACGGGTGGGGGTCGCTGACTATAGACTGTAGCTGGGAGGAGGGGATgctcccagggctggggctgcctgAAGAGAATGGCACGCACCTTGTAGGCTCCTGCCCTCACCCCACCGCCCTcttaagtttcttttattttctttttcttttttttttctttttactttttttgagacggggccttgttctgtcctccaggctggagtgcagtgacatggtcatgcatcactgcagcctccacctcccgggctccagcgattctcctgcctccctgcctcagcctgggacctgagtagctgggaccacaggcatgcgccaccactcctggccaatttttaaaatttttttgtagagatggggatctccttatgttgtccaggccagtcttgaactcttgggctcaagcgatcctcccacctgggactccaaaagtgctgagtttacaggcatgagccaccacacccagctcctcCCCCTCAAACTTCTGTGCACAAAGTGCTCCCTTCCCAGAGGAGGGGCCCCATCTGTGTGTAAGGTGGCCTATTCCTCTGTGTGTTCTCTGGATCTTTTCAGCCCTGTGGTCCAGTGTCCATCACAGCCATGCTGACTGGGTGACTGGAGACAGGGATGATGGAGAGTTCAGCAAGGGCTGGGCAGAGGAGGCTGGGGCCACCTCTGGAGGGTGTCCTGCTGTTCCTGTTGGCCCCAGCTGCACTCGCAGGGCCTTCCTGTGGCCCCTTTCCCCATGCAGGGGCGGCCGCAGCTCTCACCCACTCTCTCCTGCAGACGGCGAGGGGACCGACCTGTTTGCCGTGGCTGTCCATGAGTTTGGCCACGCCCTGGGCCTGGGCCACTCCTCAGCCCCCAACTCCATTATGAGGCCCTTCTACCAGGGTCCGGTGGGCGACCCTGACAAGTACCGCCTGTCTCAGGATGACCGCGATGGCCTGCAGCAACTCTATGGTAGGGGGAGAGGGACCTGCCGGCGAAACCGTCATTGCCCCATCCAGCGTCCTCTGCAGCAGGGCCAGGGGACGCACACCTGCCTCTTTCCTCACAGGGAAGGCGCCCCAAACCCCATATGACAAGCCCACAAGGAAACCTCTGGCTCCTCCGCCCCAGCCCCCGGCCTCGCCCACACACAGGTGAGTCCCCCACCAACTCGGTGACCTTGGGTGACCAGCTGCCCAGCCTCAGTGTCCTCTGAGATGGGGATGGTGGGGGTCCCTGCCTTGGAGAAAACAAACCCCCCTCTCTACTcacctctcctttcctccccagcCCATCCTTCCCCATCCCTGATCGATGTGAGGGCAATTTTGACGCCATCGCCAACATCCGAGGGGAAACTTTCTTCTTCAAAGGTGAGTCATTTCACTTGGCCTCATATATGTTGGTTTCCTGCCCACTTCCAGTGACCCACTGGGGCTGTGGGCTTACCCTGGAAGtggaacttttttcttctttgagacagggtcttgctctgttgcctgggccgcagtgcagtggtgtgatcatggctcactgcagcctcaaaatactgggctcaagcgatcctcccacctcagcctccctggtagctgggaccacaggcacatgccaccacgccttgctagtaattcattttattatttcgtagagatggagtctcactatattgcccaggctgggctcaatctcctggctcaggtgattctccggtgtcagcctcccaatgtgctggcattacaggtctgagccaccaggCAAGGCCCTGGCACTTTTAGTGCTAAAAAGGGAAAAGTCTCAGGCGGGCCAGGATGGGCTGGTCACCCTAGATCCATTGCGCCCTTGATTTCCAGATGGGACCCCTCCCCACCCAGCCACACACCCTGGGGGAGGAGACCTCCTGCTGTCTCATGCCTTCCTGCGAACCCCTTTGTCCCCTGCAGGCCCCTGGTTCTGGCGCCTCCAGCCCTCCGGACAGCTGGTGTCCCCGCGGCCCGCACGGCTGCACCGCTTCTGGGAGGGGCTGCCCGCCCAGGTGAGGGTGGTGCAGGCCGCCTATGCTCGGCACCGAGACGGCCGAATCCTCCTCTTTAGCGGTGAGTGGGGCCGGCGGCGGGGCGCGCTGGGGCCGGCGCGGGGAGCCCACCCCTGACCTCCCGGCCTCCGCCCTGCAGGGCCCCAGTTCTGGGTGTTCCAGGACCGGCAGCTGGAGGGCGGGGCGCGGCCGCTCACGGAGCTGGGGCTGCCCCCGGGAGAGGAGGTGGACGCCGTGTTCTCGTGGCCACAGAACGGGAAGACCTACCTGGTCCGCGGCCGGCAGTACTGGCGCTACGACGAGGCGGCGGCGCGCCCGGACCCCGGCTACCCTCGCGACCTGAGCCTCTGGGAAGGCGCGCCCCCCTCCCCTGACGATGTCACCGTCAGCAACGCAGGTGGGGAGCGCGGTGACCTGCGGGTTactgggcctgggggtggggagagggatgtGGGGAATGGGGACATGGAGGCCACCCTGCGGGGATGGGGATCCTTGGGCATCAGGgagcggcggggcggggcgggaccGGGACTCAAGCTCTGCTCCTCCAGGTGACACCTACTTCTTCAAGGGCGCCCACTACTGGCGCTTCCCCAAGAACAGCATCAAGACCGAGCCGGACGCCCCCCAGCCCATGGGGCCCAACTGGCTGGACTGCCCCGCCCCAAGCTCTGGTCCCCGCGCCCCCAGGCCCCCCAAAGCGACCCCCGGGTCCGAAACCTGCGATTGTCAGTGCGAGCTCAACCAGGCCGCAGGACGTTGGCCTGCTCCCATCCCGCTGCTCCTCTTGCCCCTGCTGGTGGGGGGTGTAGCCTCCCGCTGATGGGGGGAGCCATGCAGACCGAACAGCGCCCTCCACGGCCGAGTCCCCCGCCGCTGGACCTGGTCGGGGGTTGTGAGGCGCTGCGGAGGCCCCTTGTCTGTTCCCACGGACGGGGGCTCGGGCGCGGACTAAGCAGGGTGGATCTCCCGCgcaggggcggcggcggcgggtaCCGGTCGCCTGGCGCTGGGCTCAGTCTCCTCAGGGTCTGAGACCCCGGCGCTGCCACCGGAACCCGCCTTCAGGGGCGCACGCGCGCTTGGACCATGCGTCGGTCGTCGCCCCCGTCGTTCCCTCCCGGCGGCCGCCAGGGGGCGGTCGGACCCTGCCTCCCGAGcccggggaggggcggggaggaCAAGGGGCGGGCCTGCGGCCTCACCCGGAGGGACGGCAGCCCCGGTCGCGCGCTGCCCCCGCAGGACCGTCCTTTTCCAGGAAGAGCCAGCTTTTCTCGGAGCGCAGTCCTGGGACTCTCCGCAGCCCCGCCCCGCCTGGCCACTGCGTCTGGCATTCCTGGGTCGTTAGACGACAGGCCTGACTGCGAAGCTGTGCCTTGCCCCTCTCCCACCCGCAGTTTTTCACCCCGTTCAGCATGCTCCCACAAGGCCCCCCTACAGTCACTGCCACACTGGTGGGGACCTGGGACCCAGACCCGGAACCAGCCCAGATATCACCCCTGAGGACCCATGCGCCACGTCCTGGGTGGTGGAATCAGTGGCTGGAGGGACGACCCTTGCTCTCCAGACTGTTAACCTTTTCCGTTGCTCCCCCGccacccacctcctcctccccgggCCACCCAACTTGGGCACCTCCCTGGGCCCAGAACTGCCTTCCATTCAATGGGGAACCCTTCTATCCCCAAGAACCCCTTCCCTGCTTGCACCCTGGAGAGAACAGCTTGACTCCCATCAACTCAACGCTGGTGGAAAGACAGGGACCGAACCCTGGCTCAGGCCTGGTCATTGCCTCCTCAGCACTCCCTCCTGGGAGGCCCTAGCTCTAGAGTGAGGGGTGGGTGGAACCTGGGGGCACCTCGTTGACCCTGTCCCCACTCCCCACAGTTTTAGGATCTAAATGATTGCCTCTGGAACTATTCTTCTAGACTATCCCACATCAGAATCACTGGGAAATTTAAGTTTGCAGATCCCACACTCACCCTGAATCCTCACTCAGGGTGGggtcaggaatctgcattttaactagTCGCAGGGATTGTGGGGGGCAGTAGCTGGCTGTTTCGTGGCATTTCTGTGGCTCTGCAGTGTTCCTCCACCCCAGGACCAATATGTTCAGGCCACACCGATGGCCTGAACCCCATGGGTAGAGTCACTTAGGGGCCACTTCCTAAGTTGCTGTCCAGCCTCAGTGACCCCCTAGTGCTTCCTGGAGCTGAGGCTGTGGGCGGCTGTCCCAGCAACCAGGGGAGGGGTTGCCCCAATTGCTCATACAAACAGATCAGCATGAGGACAGAGGGCAGGAGACTTTGGTCAGTTACCTGGGAATTCTGGGCTGCCAGGAAACGATTTGGGCCTCTGTCAGTTTCTTTTCCATGTATGAGGAGGGGGAAATTTGTATATTAGAAACTTATTCATCCCACTCaggacaat
Proteins encoded in this region:
- the MMP25 gene encoding matrix metalloproteinase-25, whose translation is MRLRLRLLALLLLLLPPPARAPKPSAQDVSLGVDWLTRYGYLPPPHPAQAQLQSPEKLRDAIKVMQRFAGLPETGRMDPGTVATMRKPRCSLPDVLGVAGLVRRRRRYALSGSMWKKRTLTWRVRSFPQSSQLSQETVRVLMSYALMAWGMESGLTFHEVDSPQGQEPDILIDFARAFHQDSYPFDGLGGTLAHAFFPGEHPISGDTHFDDEETWTFGSKDGEGTDLFAVAVHEFGHALGLGHSSAPNSIMRPFYQGPVGDPDKYRLSQDDRDGLQQLYGKAPQTPYDKPTRKPLAPPPQPPASPTHSPSFPIPDRCEGNFDAIANIRGETFFFKGPWFWRLQPSGQLVSPRPARLHRFWEGLPAQVRVVQAAYARHRDGRILLFSGPQFWVFQDRQLEGGARPLTELGLPPGEEVDAVFSWPQNGKTYLVRGRQYWRYDEAAARPDPGYPRDLSLWEGAPPSPDDVTVSNAGDTYFFKGAHYWRFPKNSIKTEPDAPQPMGPNWLDCPAPSSGPRAPRPPKATPGSETCDCQCELNQAAGRWPAPIPLLLLPLLVGGVASR